One region of Glycine max cultivar Williams 82 chromosome 9, Glycine_max_v4.0, whole genome shotgun sequence genomic DNA includes:
- the LOC100797541 gene encoding cationic amino acid transporter 5: MASTRDKDEAEHQRGYWRWSKQDFLPEESFQSWSNYVSALSQTRLRFKDRLLARSDDATETEELKKQSEHDMKRCLNWWDLIWFGFGAVIGAGIFVLTGQEAHDHAGPAIVLSYVASGFSAMLSVFCYTEFAVEVPSAGGSFAYMRVELGDFVAFITAGNILLESVIGSAAVARSWTSYFTSLLNRPKDSLRIKTSLKEGYNLLDPIASVVLVIASVITIISTRKTSVLNWLASAINTAVIIFVIVAGFLHADTSNLTPFLPYGAKGVFQAAAIIYFAYGGFDHIATMAEETKNPSRDIPIGLVGSMSMITVIYCLMALSLSMMQKYTEIDTGAAFSVAFQNVGMRWAKYVVAFGALKGMTTVLLVGRLAQARYITHIARCHMIPPWFALVHSKTGTPINATLLITIASATIAFFTGLKVLSSLISVSTLFVFMMISVALLVRRYYVRGVTPRENLLKLVIFLVLIIASSIGISAYWGLRPNGWFGYSVTVPIWFMATLGMSLFLTQQRVPRVWGVPLVPWLPSLSIATNVFLMGSLEYEAFIRFGVCTVVMLIYYLLFGLHATYDMAHQQEKLPSKVEHTQTVKNEVS, from the coding sequence ATGGCTTCCACAAGAGACAAAGATGAGGCTGAACATCAGAGAGGCTATTGGAGATGGAGCAAACAAGATTTCTTGCCTGAGGAGTCCTTCCAAAGCTGGAGCAACTACGTTTCCGCCCTTTCTCAAACACGGCTAAGGTTCAAGGACCGTCTCTTAGCAAGATCAGATGATGCCACTGAGACAGAGGAACTCAAGAAACAAAGTGAGCATGACATGAAACGTTGCCTCAACTGGTGGGACCTCATATGGTTCGGTTTTGGCGCAGTGATAGGAGCAGGAATCTTTGTGCTCACTGGACAAGAGGCTCATGACCATGCTGGACCAGCCATTGTCTTATCCTATGTTGCCTCAGGCTTCTCAGCAATGCTTTCTGTTTTCTGCTACACAGAGTTTGCTGTGGAAGTTCCTTCTGCAGGAGGCTCATTTGCTTATATGAGAGTTGAATTAGGAGACTTTGTTGCTTTCATAACTGCCGGCAACATTCTTCTTGAAAGTGTTATTGGAAGTGCAGCAGTGGCAAGATCATGGACTTCATACTTTACAAGCCTTTTGAACCGTCCCAAGGATTCGCTGCGCATTAAAACAAGTCTCAAAGAGGGTTACAACTTGCTGGACCCTATAGCTTCTGTGGTTCTGGTGATTGCTTCAGTAATCACAATCATCAGCACAAGAAAAACTTCAGTTCTCAATTGGCTAGCATCCGCCATCAACACTGCTGTTATTATATTTGTGATTGTTGCAGGGTTTCTTCATGCTGACACATCAAATTTGACACCCTTTTTACCTTATGGGGCTAAAGGGGTGTTTCAAGCTGcagcaattatttattttgcataTGGAGGGTTTGATCATATTGCAACCATGGCTGAAGAAACCAAGAATCCTTCAAGGGACATACCAATAGGATTGGTGGGGTCAATGTCCATGATCACAGTGATTTACTGCTTGATGGCACTCTCACTGAGCATGATGCAGAAGTACACAGAGATAGACACTGGTGCTGCTTTCTCAGTTGCATTTCAGAATGTGGGAATGAGGTGGGCAAAATATGTGGTAGCTTTTGGTGCACTAAAAGGGATGACCACAGTGCTTCTTGTGGGTAGATTGGCACAGGCACGTTATATTACTCACATTGCACGTTGTCACATGATCCCACCATGGTTTGCTCTTGTGCACTCTAAGACAGGAACCCCTATAAATGCTACACTCTTGATTACCATTGCAAGTGCCACCATAGCTTTTTTCACAGGCTTGAAAGTGTTGTCAAGCCTGATATCAGTGAGCACACTCTTTGTGTTCATGATGATATCAGTTGCCCTTCTGGTGAGGAGGTACTATGTGAGAGGGGTCACACCAAGAGAGAACTTGTTGAAGCTAGTTATCTTCTTGGTTCTCATTATTGCTTCCTCAATTGGAATTTCAGCTTATTGGGGGCTGAGGCCTAATGGTTGGTTTGGATACAGTGTGACTGTTCCTATTTGGTTCATGGCAACACTAGGGATGTCACTGTTTTTGACTCAGCAAAGGGTGCCAAGAGTTTGGGGTGTTCCACTTGTGCCATGGTTGCCATCTTTGTCAATTGCAACAAATGTATTCCTCATGGGGTCTTTGGAATATGAAGCCTTCATAAGATTTGGAGTGTGCACTGTGGTAATGCTGATCTACTACCTTCTTTTTGGGCTTCATGCAACTTATGATATGGCTCACCAACAAGAGAAGCTGCCATCCAAAGTAGAACACACACAGACAGTTAAGAATGAAGTGTCTTAG
- the LOC100801459 gene encoding probable LRR receptor-like serine/threonine-protein kinase At3g47570 isoform X2 — translation MKCFSLLLFAFWSIYIHLFSLFSLNSLWFISNITVFASGNEIDHLALINFKKFISTDPYGILFSWNTSTHFCNWHGITCNLMLQRVTELNLQGYKLKGSISPHVGNLSYMTNFNLEGNNFYEKIPKELGRLSRLQKLSIENNSLGGEIPTNLTGCTHLKLLNLGGNNLTGKIPIEIGSLQKLTYLSLYMNQLTGGIPSFIGNLSSLIVFSVDTNNLEGDIPQEICHLKNLTEVELGINKLSGTLPSCLYNMSSLTTISASVNQLRGSLPPNMFHTLPNLQELYIGGNHISGPIPPSITNASALLVLDINSNNFIGQVPSLRKLQDLQRLSLPVNNLGNNSTNGLEFIKSLANCSKLQMLAISYNDFGGHLPNSLGNLSTQLSQLYLGGNWISGEIPASIGNLIGLTLLGIEDNLIDGIIPITFGKLQKMQKLDLGTNKLSGEIGTFLRNLSQLFYLGLGDNMLEGNIPPSIGNCQKLQYLGLWQNNLKGTIPLEIFNLSSLTNVLDLSQNSLSGIIPEEVGILKHVDLLNLSENHLSGRIPETIGECIMLEYLYLQGNSLYGIIPSSLASLIGLIELDLSKNRLSGTIPDVLQNISVLELLNVSFNMLDGEVPTEGVFQNASGLGVIGNSKLCGGISELHLPPCRIKGKKLAKHHKFRMIAILVSVVAFLVILSIILTIYWMRKRSNKPSMDSPTIDQLAKVSYQILHNGTNGFSTTQLIGSGNFSSVYKGTLELEDKVVAIKVLNLQKKGAHKSFIVECNALKNIKHRNLVQILTCCSSTDYKGQEFKALIFEYMKNGSLDQWLHPRTLSAEHPRTLNLDQRLNIMIDVAFAIHYLHYECEQSIIHCDLKPSNVLLDDDMIAHVSDFGIARLLSTINGTTSKETSTIGIRGTVGYAPPEYGVSSEVSMNGDMYSLGILILEMLTGRRPTDEIFEDGLRSNATAISVRN, via the exons ATGaagtgtttttctctcttgttatTTGCATTTTGGTCTATATATATCCAcctgttttctctcttttcattgAACTCACTATGGTTTATCTCAAACATAACTGTTTTTGCATCAGGAAATGAGATTGATCATTTGGCACTGATAAATTTCAAGAAATTCATATCTACTGATCCATATGGAATCTTGTTCTCTTGGAATACTTCTACTCATTTTTGTAATTGGCATGGAATCACATGCAATCTCATGCTCCAAAGAGTTACAGAGTTAAACTTGCAAGGATACAAGTTGAAGGGATCCATATCTCCGCACGTAGGCAATCTCTCTTACATGACAAACTTCAACCTTGAAGGCAACAACTTCTACGAGAAAATCCCAAAAGAATTGGGACGGTTGTCACGATTACAGAAACTCTCTATCGAAAACAACTCATTGGGAGGGGAAATTCCTACAAACTTGACAGGTTGTACTCATCTCAAACTCTTGAACTTAGGTGGGAACAATTTGACTGGCAAAATACCGATCGAAATTGGCTCACTTCAGAAGCTTACATATTTGAGCCTTTATATGAATCAATTAACTGGAGGAATCCCATCATTCATAGGGAATCTTTCATCCTTAATTGTTTTCTCAGTGGATACTAACAACTTAGAGGGAGATATTCCGCAGGAAATATGCCATCTCAAAAACTTGACAGAGGTAGAATTGGGTATCAACAAACTGAGTGGGACATTGCCTTCATGTCTTTATAATATGTCATCTCTCACTACAATCTCAGCTTCAGTAAATCAACTTAGAGGCTCTCTTCCACCCAACATGTTCCACACCCTTCCCAATCTCCAAGAACTTTATATTGGTGGCAATCATATCTCAGGGCCAATCCCACCTTCCATCACAAATGCATCTGCCCTCTTAGTACTTGACATCAATTCAAACAATTTCATAGGACAAGTTCCAAGTCTGAGGAAGCTACAAGATCTTCAACGTCTATCTTTGCCTGTGAACAATCTAGGTAACAATTCAACTAATGGTTTGGAGTTCATAAAATCATTGGCAAATTGTAGTAAGTTGCAAATGTTAGCTATATCCTACAATGATTTTGGAGGTCATTTGCCAAATTCCTTGGGCAATTTATCCACCCAGCTTAGTCAACTATATCTCGGAGGTAATTGGATATCAGGAGAAATCCCTGCATCAATAGGAAATCTAATTGGCTTAACTCTCTTGGGGATAGAAGATAACCTCATTGATGGGATTATCCCAATAACTTTTGGGAAGCTTCAGAAGATGCAAAAGTTAGACTTAGGCACAAACAAGCTGTCAGGAGAGATAGGAACCTTTTTAAGAAACCTTAGTCAATTGTTTTATTTGGGTTTGGGAGATAATATGTTAGAAGGAAATATTCCTCCAAGCATAGGAAATTGCCAAAAGTTACAATATCTAGGTCTTTGGCAAAACAACCTTAAAGGAACCATACCCTTAGAAATTTTTAATCTTTCCTCTCTAACAAATGTGTTGGATTTGTCACAGAACTCATTGAGTGGGATTATACCGGAAGAAGTGGGCATCCTTAAACATGTAGATTTGCTAAATTTGTCTGAAAATCATTTGTCTGGTCGCATTCCTGAAACTATCGGAGAATGCATAATGTTAGAGTACCTATATTTGCAAGGGAATTCCTTATATGGAATCATACCATCCTCTTTGGCTTCACTGATTGGTCTAATAGAATTAGACCTCTCAAAAAATCGCTTGTCTGGAACAATTCCTGATGTTCTGCAAAATATTTCTGTTTTGGAATTGTTGAATGTATCTTTTAACATGTTGGATGGTGAGGTACCAACTGAAGGTGTCTTTCAAAATGCAAGTGGGTTAGGGGTGATCGGAAATAGTAAACTTTGTGGAGGCATTTCAGAACTGCATCTACCACCATGCCGTATCAAAGGTAAAAAACTTGCAAAACACCACAAGTTCAGGATGATAGCAATTTTAGTTAGTGTGGTTGCTTTTCTTGTCATACTTTCAATTATTCTAACTATCTACTGGATGAGAAAGAGGAGTAACAAACCATCTATGGATTCTCCAACAATTGACCAGCTGGCTAAAGTTTCATACCAAATCCTACACAATGGAACTAATGGATTCTCGACTACACAATTGATAGGGTCTGGAAATTTTAGCTCTGTCTACAAAGGAACACTTGAGTTAGAAGACAAAGTTGTTGCCATTAAGGTCCTAAACCTTCAAAAGAAAGGAGCTCACAAGAGTTTCATTGTTGAATGCAATGCacttaaaaatattaagcaTCGAAATCTAGTTCAGATTTTAACATGTTGTTCCAGCACAGATTATAAAGGTCAAGAATTTAAAGCTCTAATTTTTGAGTACATGAAAAATGGAAGCTTAGACCAATGGTTGCATCCAAGGACTCTAAGTGCAGAGCATCCAAGAACATTAAACCTTGATCAAAGATTAAATATCATGATTGATGTTGCTTTTGCAATACATTATCTTCATTATGAATGTGAGCAATCGATCATTCATTGTGATTTAAAGCCAAGCAATGTCCTTCTTGATGATGACATGATTGCTCATGTAAGTGATTTTGGCATAGCAAGACTTCTTTCAACCATTAATGGTACCACTTCTAAGGAAACAAGTACAATTGGAATAAGGGGGACTGTTGGCTATGCTCCTCCAG AGTATGGAGTGAGTTCTGAGGTGTCTATGAATGGTGACATGTACAGTTTAGGGATTCTTATTTTGGAGATGCTCACCGGAAGAAGACCCACAGATGAAATCTTTGAAGATG
- the LOC100794892 gene encoding mitochondrial amidoxime-reducing component 1, which produces MLHEECSKSNSFIECGHLQSRGRMADGSSTPATPSAKVSAIFIYPIKSCRAISVSRAPLTPTGFRWDRQWMVVNSQGRMYTQRVEPRLALVEVELPSEAFLENWEPTQDSYMVVNAPGMQPLKICLSQQGKEVANAVSVWEWTGSALDEGAEASQWFSDYLGKPCQLVRFNSASEVRPVDPDYVKGQHQTTFTDGYPFLLASQESLDELNEHLKEPVSINRFRPNILVEGCEPYSEDLWTDIKISKFLFSGVKLCYRCKIPTINQETAIAAPEPNETLMKTRSGELIRPNDKNKKRIYFGQNMTWNWMGFSAEGSGKIIKVGDSVYVLQKVSSTAEAAA; this is translated from the exons ATGTTACATGAAGAATGCAGTAAAAGTAACTCATTCATTGAGTGTGGTCACTTACAGAGCAGAGGAAGAATGGCAGATGGATCATCAACACCAGCAACACCTTCTGCCAAAGTTTCAGCCATCTTCATATACCCTATTAAATCATGCCGTGCAATTTCTGTTTCTCGTGCTCCTCTCACTCCTACTG GATTTCGATGGGATAGACAATGGATGGTGGTGAATTCCCAAGGGAGGATGTACACTCAAAGAGTTGAACCAAGGCTTGCTTTGGTTGAGGTTGAATTGCCATCTGAGGCATTTCTTGAAAACTGGGAACCTACACAAGACTCCTACATGG TGGTGAATGCACCTGGGATGCAACCTCTCAAAATATGTTTGAGCCAACAAGGGAAGGAGGTAGCAAATGCTGTCTCAGTATGGGAATGGACTGGATCTGCCTTGGATGAGGGAGCTGAAGCATCACAGTGGTTCTCAGATTATTTAGGAAAACCATGTCAACTGGTCCGCTTCAATTCAG CTTCTGAAGTTCGACCAGTGGATCCTGATTACGTCAAGGGACAACATCAGACCACATTTACTGATGGTTATCCATTCTTACTCGCGTCTCAG GAATCATTGGATGAACTAAACGAGCATCTAAAGGAGCCCGTTTCTATTAACCGATTTAGACCCAA TATCCTCGTTGAAGGTTGTGAACCATATTCTGAGGACTTATGGACTGACATCAAGATAAgcaagtttttattttctggtGTCAAACTGTGCTACCGTTGTAAG ATACCTACAATCAATCAAGAGACTGCAATTGCTGCACCTGAACCAAATGAAACTCTCATGAAAACTAGGTCTGGAGAACTCATAAGaccaaatgataaaaataaaaaaagg ATCTACTTTGGTCAGAATATGACCTGGAACTGGATGGGATTTTCTGCTGAAGGGAGTGGTAAAATCATCAAAGTGGGAGATTCTGTTTATGTGCTTCAGAAGGTCTCTTCAACTGCTGAAGCAGCTGCTTGA
- the LOC100801459 gene encoding probable LRR receptor-like serine/threonine-protein kinase At3g47570 isoform X1 — protein sequence MKCFSLLLFAFWSIYIHLFSLFSLNSLWFISNITVFASGNEIDHLALINFKKFISTDPYGILFSWNTSTHFCNWHGITCNLMLQRVTELNLQGYKLKGSISPHVGNLSYMTNFNLEGNNFYEKIPKELGRLSRLQKLSIENNSLGGEIPTNLTGCTHLKLLNLGGNNLTGKIPIEIGSLQKLTYLSLYMNQLTGGIPSFIGNLSSLIVFSVDTNNLEGDIPQEICHLKNLTEVELGINKLSGTLPSCLYNMSSLTTISASVNQLRGSLPPNMFHTLPNLQELYIGGNHISGPIPPSITNASALLVLDINSNNFIGQVPSLRKLQDLQRLSLPVNNLGNNSTNGLEFIKSLANCSKLQMLAISYNDFGGHLPNSLGNLSTQLSQLYLGGNWISGEIPASIGNLIGLTLLGIEDNLIDGIIPITFGKLQKMQKLDLGTNKLSGEIGTFLRNLSQLFYLGLGDNMLEGNIPPSIGNCQKLQYLGLWQNNLKGTIPLEIFNLSSLTNVLDLSQNSLSGIIPEEVGILKHVDLLNLSENHLSGRIPETIGECIMLEYLYLQGNSLYGIIPSSLASLIGLIELDLSKNRLSGTIPDVLQNISVLELLNVSFNMLDGEVPTEGVFQNASGLGVIGNSKLCGGISELHLPPCRIKGKKLAKHHKFRMIAILVSVVAFLVILSIILTIYWMRKRSNKPSMDSPTIDQLAKVSYQILHNGTNGFSTTQLIGSGNFSSVYKGTLELEDKVVAIKVLNLQKKGAHKSFIVECNALKNIKHRNLVQILTCCSSTDYKGQEFKALIFEYMKNGSLDQWLHPRTLSAEHPRTLNLDQRLNIMIDVAFAIHYLHYECEQSIIHCDLKPSNVLLDDDMIAHVSDFGIARLLSTINGTTSKETSTIGIRGTVGYAPPEYGVSSEVSMNGDMYSLGILILEMLTGRRPTDEIFEDGKNLHNFVENSFPDNLLQILDPSLVPKHEEATIEEENIQNLTPTVEKCLVSLFKIGLACSVQSPRERMNMVYVTRELSKIRKFFLAGLRSNATAISVRN from the exons ATGaagtgtttttctctcttgttatTTGCATTTTGGTCTATATATATCCAcctgttttctctcttttcattgAACTCACTATGGTTTATCTCAAACATAACTGTTTTTGCATCAGGAAATGAGATTGATCATTTGGCACTGATAAATTTCAAGAAATTCATATCTACTGATCCATATGGAATCTTGTTCTCTTGGAATACTTCTACTCATTTTTGTAATTGGCATGGAATCACATGCAATCTCATGCTCCAAAGAGTTACAGAGTTAAACTTGCAAGGATACAAGTTGAAGGGATCCATATCTCCGCACGTAGGCAATCTCTCTTACATGACAAACTTCAACCTTGAAGGCAACAACTTCTACGAGAAAATCCCAAAAGAATTGGGACGGTTGTCACGATTACAGAAACTCTCTATCGAAAACAACTCATTGGGAGGGGAAATTCCTACAAACTTGACAGGTTGTACTCATCTCAAACTCTTGAACTTAGGTGGGAACAATTTGACTGGCAAAATACCGATCGAAATTGGCTCACTTCAGAAGCTTACATATTTGAGCCTTTATATGAATCAATTAACTGGAGGAATCCCATCATTCATAGGGAATCTTTCATCCTTAATTGTTTTCTCAGTGGATACTAACAACTTAGAGGGAGATATTCCGCAGGAAATATGCCATCTCAAAAACTTGACAGAGGTAGAATTGGGTATCAACAAACTGAGTGGGACATTGCCTTCATGTCTTTATAATATGTCATCTCTCACTACAATCTCAGCTTCAGTAAATCAACTTAGAGGCTCTCTTCCACCCAACATGTTCCACACCCTTCCCAATCTCCAAGAACTTTATATTGGTGGCAATCATATCTCAGGGCCAATCCCACCTTCCATCACAAATGCATCTGCCCTCTTAGTACTTGACATCAATTCAAACAATTTCATAGGACAAGTTCCAAGTCTGAGGAAGCTACAAGATCTTCAACGTCTATCTTTGCCTGTGAACAATCTAGGTAACAATTCAACTAATGGTTTGGAGTTCATAAAATCATTGGCAAATTGTAGTAAGTTGCAAATGTTAGCTATATCCTACAATGATTTTGGAGGTCATTTGCCAAATTCCTTGGGCAATTTATCCACCCAGCTTAGTCAACTATATCTCGGAGGTAATTGGATATCAGGAGAAATCCCTGCATCAATAGGAAATCTAATTGGCTTAACTCTCTTGGGGATAGAAGATAACCTCATTGATGGGATTATCCCAATAACTTTTGGGAAGCTTCAGAAGATGCAAAAGTTAGACTTAGGCACAAACAAGCTGTCAGGAGAGATAGGAACCTTTTTAAGAAACCTTAGTCAATTGTTTTATTTGGGTTTGGGAGATAATATGTTAGAAGGAAATATTCCTCCAAGCATAGGAAATTGCCAAAAGTTACAATATCTAGGTCTTTGGCAAAACAACCTTAAAGGAACCATACCCTTAGAAATTTTTAATCTTTCCTCTCTAACAAATGTGTTGGATTTGTCACAGAACTCATTGAGTGGGATTATACCGGAAGAAGTGGGCATCCTTAAACATGTAGATTTGCTAAATTTGTCTGAAAATCATTTGTCTGGTCGCATTCCTGAAACTATCGGAGAATGCATAATGTTAGAGTACCTATATTTGCAAGGGAATTCCTTATATGGAATCATACCATCCTCTTTGGCTTCACTGATTGGTCTAATAGAATTAGACCTCTCAAAAAATCGCTTGTCTGGAACAATTCCTGATGTTCTGCAAAATATTTCTGTTTTGGAATTGTTGAATGTATCTTTTAACATGTTGGATGGTGAGGTACCAACTGAAGGTGTCTTTCAAAATGCAAGTGGGTTAGGGGTGATCGGAAATAGTAAACTTTGTGGAGGCATTTCAGAACTGCATCTACCACCATGCCGTATCAAAGGTAAAAAACTTGCAAAACACCACAAGTTCAGGATGATAGCAATTTTAGTTAGTGTGGTTGCTTTTCTTGTCATACTTTCAATTATTCTAACTATCTACTGGATGAGAAAGAGGAGTAACAAACCATCTATGGATTCTCCAACAATTGACCAGCTGGCTAAAGTTTCATACCAAATCCTACACAATGGAACTAATGGATTCTCGACTACACAATTGATAGGGTCTGGAAATTTTAGCTCTGTCTACAAAGGAACACTTGAGTTAGAAGACAAAGTTGTTGCCATTAAGGTCCTAAACCTTCAAAAGAAAGGAGCTCACAAGAGTTTCATTGTTGAATGCAATGCacttaaaaatattaagcaTCGAAATCTAGTTCAGATTTTAACATGTTGTTCCAGCACAGATTATAAAGGTCAAGAATTTAAAGCTCTAATTTTTGAGTACATGAAAAATGGAAGCTTAGACCAATGGTTGCATCCAAGGACTCTAAGTGCAGAGCATCCAAGAACATTAAACCTTGATCAAAGATTAAATATCATGATTGATGTTGCTTTTGCAATACATTATCTTCATTATGAATGTGAGCAATCGATCATTCATTGTGATTTAAAGCCAAGCAATGTCCTTCTTGATGATGACATGATTGCTCATGTAAGTGATTTTGGCATAGCAAGACTTCTTTCAACCATTAATGGTACCACTTCTAAGGAAACAAGTACAATTGGAATAAGGGGGACTGTTGGCTATGCTCCTCCAG AGTATGGAGTGAGTTCTGAGGTGTCTATGAATGGTGACATGTACAGTTTAGGGATTCTTATTTTGGAGATGCTCACCGGAAGAAGACCCACAGATGAAATCTTTGAAGATGGTAAAAATTTGCATAACTTTGTGGAAAATTCATTTCCTGA